The Manihot esculenta cultivar AM560-2 chromosome 1, M.esculenta_v8, whole genome shotgun sequence genome has a window encoding:
- the LOC110621899 gene encoding CSC1-like protein At4g02900 isoform X1, translating into MATLQDIVYSASINLLSAIFFLLAFAILRLQPINDRVYFPKWYLKGIRASPTHSRASVSRFVNMDFRTYIRFLNWMPAAWRMPELELIDHAGLDSVVYIRIYLMGLKIFVPITILAFAVLVPVNWTGGTLERFKDLTFSDIDKLSISNIPPGSQRFCAHVLMSYVFTFWTLYVIYKEYKTTAVMRLQFLASESRRPDQFTVLVRNVPPDPDESVAEHVEHFFCVNHPDHYLSHQVVYNANNLANLVERKKTLLNWLTYHQNKYERNPSSKPTTKTGFCGLWGTRVDAIDYYTTEIEKLTEEEDKERERVINDPNAVVPAAFVSFRTRWGAAICAQTQQTSNPTIWLTERAPEPRDVYWDNLAIPYVELTIRRLLVAVALFFLIFFFMIPIAFVQSLASIEGIEKVFPFLKPIIEMKSIKSLVQGILPGIALKIFLVLLPIILMIMSKIEGFTSLSSLDRRSAVKYHLFLLVNVFVGSIVTGTAMDQLKTFLSQSATEIPKIIGVSIPLKATFFITYIMVDGWAAIAAEILRLVPLIMFHLKNTFLVKTDQDREQAMDPGCLDFATSEPRVQFYFLLGLVYAAVTPLLLPFIIVFFAFSYTVFRHQIINVYNQKYESGAAFWPDVHMRLIIGLLIAQLLLLGLISTREAGKLTLLLVALPVLTIWFHVFCKGRFESAFVKFPLQDAMVRDTLERATDPHLNLKLYLQDAYVHPVFKDGAVERPEILSEEEDNSLVPTTRNSQKSHSKYSSDVSSGVGS; encoded by the exons ATGGCCACCCTTCAAGATATTGTTTACTCAGCTTCTATTAATCTTCTATCTGCAATTTTCTTCCTACTGGCATTTGCAATATTACGGCTTCAACCCATTAACGATCGAGTTTACTTCCCAAAATGGTATCTGAAAGGGATAAGAGCTAGCCCAACACACTCTAGGGCATCGGTATCCAGATTTGTAAACATGGACTTTAGGACATACATCCGGTTTTTGAATTGGATGCCTGCAGCTTGGAGAATGCCAGAACTTGAACTTATTGATCACGCAGGGCTTGATTCTGTGGTCTATATCCGGATTTACCTTATGGG CTTGAAAATATTTGTTCCCATAACAATACTTGCTTTTGCGGTTTTGGTGCCTGTCAATTGGACTGGGGGAACACTGGAGCGTTTCAAGGATCTTACTTTCAGTGATATCGACAAGCTGTCAATATCAAATATTCCACCTGGATCCCAAAG GTTTTGTGCACATGTTTTAATGTCATATGTCTTCACCTTTTGGACATTATATGTGATCTACAAAGAGTACAAGACGACAGCTGTTATGCGCTTGCAATTTTTAGCATCCGAAAGCCGTCGTCCTGACCAATTCACA GTTCTTGTGAGGAATGTTCCCCCTGATCCTGATGAATCAGTCGCTGAGCATGTTGAGCATTTCTTTTGTGTAAACCATCCTGATCATTATCTTTCTCATCAG GTAGTATACAATGCAAATAATCTTGCAAACTTGGTTGAGAGGAAGAAGACTTTGCTTAATTGGTTGACTTACCACCAGAATAAATATGAGAGAAATCCTTCGAGCAAGCCTACTACAAAG ACAGGTTTCTGTGGTCTTTGGGGAACCAGAGTGGATGCAATTGACTACTATACCACTGAGATTGAAAAACTTACAGAAGAA GAAGATAAAGAAAGAGAGAGGGTTATAAATGATCCTAATGCTGTAGTTCCAGCAGCATTCGTTTCATTCAGAACCCGATGGGGAGCAGCTATCtgtgctcaaactcagcaaacaAGTAACCCGACGATTTGGTTGACTGAAAGGGCTCCTGAGCCTCGAGATGTTTATTGGGATAATCTTGCAATACCATACGTTGAACTCACTATTCGACGACTGCTTGTGGCAGTTGCTCTTTTTTtcctaattttctttttcatgatTCCTATAGCATTTGTTCAGTCCCTGGCCAGCATTGAGGGAATAGAGAAGGTTTTTCCTTTCTTAAAACCTATAATAGAAAT GAAATCTATCAAGTCTTTAGTTCAAGGGATTCTTCCAGGCATTGCTCTGAAGATATTTCTTGTTCTACTTCCAATAATTCTCATGATTATGTCCAAAATAGAAGGATTTACATCACTCTCATCTTTGGATAGGCGATCAGCTGTGAAGTATCATCTGTTTCTACTTGTTAATGTGTTTGTTGGCAGCATTGTAACAGGAACAGCAATGGATCAGCTTAAAACTTTTCTTAGTCAATCTGCAACAGA GATTCCAAAAATCATTGGAGTGTCAATCCCACTAAAAGCCACCTTCTTCATTACGTATATAATGGTTGATGGCTGGGCTGCAATCGCTGCAGAGATCCTCAGATTAGTGCCATTAATCATGTTCCATTTGAAGAACACATTTCTAGTGAAGACAGATCAAGATAGGGAACAAGCAATGGATCCTGGTTGCTTGGACTTTGCAACATCTGAACCTCGAGTACAGTTTTATTTCTTGCTGGGACTTGTTTATGCTGCTGTGACACCCTTACTTCTTCCTTTCATCATCGTGTTCTTTGCTTTTTCCTATACGGTATTTCGTCATCAG ATTATTAATGTATATAATCAAAAATATGAAAGCGGAGCTGCATTCTGGCCAGATGTGCATATGCGTTTGATAATTGGATTGCTAATAGCTCAACTTCTTTTGTTGGGATTGATAAGTACAAGGGAAGCTGGAAAATTGACACTGCTGCTTGTCGCACTTCCTGTTCTGACAATATGGTTTCATGTATTCTGCAAAGGGCGTTTTGAATCTGCATTTGTAAAATTCCCACTACAG GATGCAATGGTGAGGGATACACTTGAACGAGCTACAGATCCACACCTAAACTTGAAGTTGTACCTTCAAGATGCATACGTACATCCAGTTTTCAAGGATGGTGCAGTCGAGAGACCAGAGATTCTCAGTGAAGAAGAAGACAATTCGCTTGTTCCAACAACAAGGAATTCTCAAAAGAGTCATAGTAAATATAGTTCTGATGTCAGTTCTGGAGTTGGTTCATAA
- the LOC110621899 gene encoding CSC1-like protein At4g02900 isoform X2, with translation MATLQDIVYSASINLLSAIFFLLAFAILRLQPINDRVYFPKWYLKGIRASPTHSRASVSRFVNMDFRTYIRFLNWMPAAWRMPELELIDHAGLDSVVYIRIYLMGLKIFVPITILAFAVLVPVNWTGGTLERFKDLTFSDIDKLSISNIPPGSQRFCAHVLMSYVFTFWTLYVIYKEYKTTAVMRLQFLASESRRPDQFTVLVRNVPPDPDESVAEHVEHFFCVNHPDHYLSHQVVYNANNLANLVERKKTLLNWLTYHQNKYERNPSSKPTTKVSVVFGEPEWMQLTTIPLRLKNLQKKKSIKSLVQGILPGIALKIFLVLLPIILMIMSKIEGFTSLSSLDRRSAVKYHLFLLVNVFVGSIVTGTAMDQLKTFLSQSATEIPKIIGVSIPLKATFFITYIMVDGWAAIAAEILRLVPLIMFHLKNTFLVKTDQDREQAMDPGCLDFATSEPRVQFYFLLGLVYAAVTPLLLPFIIVFFAFSYTVFRHQIINVYNQKYESGAAFWPDVHMRLIIGLLIAQLLLLGLISTREAGKLTLLLVALPVLTIWFHVFCKGRFESAFVKFPLQDAMVRDTLERATDPHLNLKLYLQDAYVHPVFKDGAVERPEILSEEEDNSLVPTTRNSQKSHSKYSSDVSSGVGS, from the exons ATGGCCACCCTTCAAGATATTGTTTACTCAGCTTCTATTAATCTTCTATCTGCAATTTTCTTCCTACTGGCATTTGCAATATTACGGCTTCAACCCATTAACGATCGAGTTTACTTCCCAAAATGGTATCTGAAAGGGATAAGAGCTAGCCCAACACACTCTAGGGCATCGGTATCCAGATTTGTAAACATGGACTTTAGGACATACATCCGGTTTTTGAATTGGATGCCTGCAGCTTGGAGAATGCCAGAACTTGAACTTATTGATCACGCAGGGCTTGATTCTGTGGTCTATATCCGGATTTACCTTATGGG CTTGAAAATATTTGTTCCCATAACAATACTTGCTTTTGCGGTTTTGGTGCCTGTCAATTGGACTGGGGGAACACTGGAGCGTTTCAAGGATCTTACTTTCAGTGATATCGACAAGCTGTCAATATCAAATATTCCACCTGGATCCCAAAG GTTTTGTGCACATGTTTTAATGTCATATGTCTTCACCTTTTGGACATTATATGTGATCTACAAAGAGTACAAGACGACAGCTGTTATGCGCTTGCAATTTTTAGCATCCGAAAGCCGTCGTCCTGACCAATTCACA GTTCTTGTGAGGAATGTTCCCCCTGATCCTGATGAATCAGTCGCTGAGCATGTTGAGCATTTCTTTTGTGTAAACCATCCTGATCATTATCTTTCTCATCAG GTAGTATACAATGCAAATAATCTTGCAAACTTGGTTGAGAGGAAGAAGACTTTGCTTAATTGGTTGACTTACCACCAGAATAAATATGAGAGAAATCCTTCGAGCAAGCCTACTACAAAG GTTTCTGTGGTCTTTGGGGAACCAGAGTGGATGCAATTGACTACTATACCACTGAGATTGAAAAACTTACAGAAGAA GAAATCTATCAAGTCTTTAGTTCAAGGGATTCTTCCAGGCATTGCTCTGAAGATATTTCTTGTTCTACTTCCAATAATTCTCATGATTATGTCCAAAATAGAAGGATTTACATCACTCTCATCTTTGGATAGGCGATCAGCTGTGAAGTATCATCTGTTTCTACTTGTTAATGTGTTTGTTGGCAGCATTGTAACAGGAACAGCAATGGATCAGCTTAAAACTTTTCTTAGTCAATCTGCAACAGA GATTCCAAAAATCATTGGAGTGTCAATCCCACTAAAAGCCACCTTCTTCATTACGTATATAATGGTTGATGGCTGGGCTGCAATCGCTGCAGAGATCCTCAGATTAGTGCCATTAATCATGTTCCATTTGAAGAACACATTTCTAGTGAAGACAGATCAAGATAGGGAACAAGCAATGGATCCTGGTTGCTTGGACTTTGCAACATCTGAACCTCGAGTACAGTTTTATTTCTTGCTGGGACTTGTTTATGCTGCTGTGACACCCTTACTTCTTCCTTTCATCATCGTGTTCTTTGCTTTTTCCTATACGGTATTTCGTCATCAG ATTATTAATGTATATAATCAAAAATATGAAAGCGGAGCTGCATTCTGGCCAGATGTGCATATGCGTTTGATAATTGGATTGCTAATAGCTCAACTTCTTTTGTTGGGATTGATAAGTACAAGGGAAGCTGGAAAATTGACACTGCTGCTTGTCGCACTTCCTGTTCTGACAATATGGTTTCATGTATTCTGCAAAGGGCGTTTTGAATCTGCATTTGTAAAATTCCCACTACAG GATGCAATGGTGAGGGATACACTTGAACGAGCTACAGATCCACACCTAAACTTGAAGTTGTACCTTCAAGATGCATACGTACATCCAGTTTTCAAGGATGGTGCAGTCGAGAGACCAGAGATTCTCAGTGAAGAAGAAGACAATTCGCTTGTTCCAACAACAAGGAATTCTCAAAAGAGTCATAGTAAATATAGTTCTGATGTCAGTTCTGGAGTTGGTTCATAA